One genomic segment of Pseudomonas sp. p1(2021b) includes these proteins:
- a CDS encoding NTF2 fold immunity protein, which translates to MVKYSVTNLSDECILVLKGFMSEMHGWEADCYKKNVEGFDDDLLGSDIEEVMRNELLDIFNKYVLKGGRNYDRVGNLVCGRHPEYDEGSDQIEIVGVSEKRVSVVIKKTKGLASLFRLTLSLTDGVFMIASRELQSGGRWQKTYI; encoded by the coding sequence ATGGTAAAGTATTCAGTAACTAATTTGAGCGATGAGTGTATATTGGTATTGAAAGGCTTTATGAGTGAGATGCATGGTTGGGAGGCGGATTGTTATAAGAAAAATGTCGAGGGTTTTGATGATGACTTGCTTGGGTCGGATATTGAGGAAGTTATGCGTAATGAGCTTTTGGATATCTTCAATAAATACGTACTGAAGGGGGGGAGGAACTATGATCGAGTAGGGAATTTGGTTTGCGGTAGACATCCTGAATATGACGAAGGAAGTGATCAAATTGAGATTGTTGGGGTTAGTGAAAAGAGAGTGTCAGTTGTCATCAAGAAAACCAAGGGCTTGGCCTCTTTGTTTCGCTTGACTCTTTCTTTGACTGACGGTGTGTTCATGATTGCCAGTCGAGAGCTGCAGAGTGGTGGAAGGTGGCAAAAAACCTACATTTGA
- a CDS encoding DcrB-related protein has product MDYQLQEGSITLPEGFQDRTVNMFILGSNIPAPLNITISRDNVLPAEDLDAYIDRQVKLIASKLRGYTVLARKPAQLSSSQPLMGVQIEGYYLNDGRPVYQRQAAFEVAPGRILVFSTTSQADFNGKQNESWLALLNSFQPRQDAAASSDNVTQD; this is encoded by the coding sequence ATGGACTATCAGCTTCAGGAAGGCAGCATCACGTTGCCGGAAGGCTTCCAGGATCGGACGGTGAACATGTTCATCTTGGGCAGCAATATCCCCGCACCGTTGAACATCACGATTTCGCGAGACAACGTTCTGCCTGCCGAGGACCTCGATGCCTATATCGACCGTCAGGTGAAACTGATCGCGTCCAAGCTGCGTGGCTACACCGTACTCGCCCGCAAGCCCGCGCAGTTATCGTCCAGCCAGCCTCTGATGGGCGTCCAGATAGAAGGTTATTACCTCAACGATGGCCGCCCCGTCTATCAACGCCAGGCCGCATTCGAGGTTGCCCCAGGGCGTATCCTGGTTTTCTCGACGACCAGCCAGGCCGACTTCAACGGCAAGCAGAACGAGAGCTGGCTTGCGCTCTTGAACAGCTTCCAGCCACGCCAGGATGCTGCAGCATCATCCGATAACGTCACTCAGGACTGA
- a CDS encoding RHS repeat-associated core domain-containing protein, with the protein MFEAARWGDEIEHTGALAGFLAGAVIGLVIATAASFTICTAGFGGFLLAAAVGIGASLIPMMGERFGSTFSSPAGQIELAGCSTNVFINQRNAALATLSTAKCDKHPATVRVAEGSSNVFINGVAAARKGDKLTCGAKISGGSNNVYIGGGTTRYLPVDEEVPEWLRVTVDILMVVASMGRSVWSVGRLGLQAGLKAAGPCALRVGATIAASYLAGRYIIGPAVERAIGGFIGNPVDLTNGRKLLGDETDFVLPGLMPIEWSRFYASDLAVERALGRGWILPWEQNLRRKGGFVYLTDNQGRSVPFIDLEPGESIYNPHEHIHLVRTAGGHYILQTLDNVFFYFGEVPNDNSRVPLQRLENALGHYLHFTYSANGSLTDITAPGAVRVHLHYDNPLGRLTDVKRVVGDSAVETLVRYRYDDNGQLIEVINRNGDSIRHFHYADGLMVRHSNALGLMCEYRWQTQDGKPRVVEHWTSDGEHYHFRYDFGQRTSWATDVLGRELEIQYNEDNRVIASRDFGGERYNIDFDAFGNIVGLTLPDGNQLALKYDDFGRLVEETDPLGRKISYKHHFATPLVTETRFPDGSVWKSRYDDKGNLVAEIDPLGNKTEYLNGEDGLPHTIIDANFKSKYLWWNNHAQVERFEDCSGKSTYYRYDERQHLVAVTDALNQTTTLERKPDGEVLKITHPDGTSETFTYNTLGQVIAHTDGKGQTTRLQRTSRGLPSSRQDAKGQRVRYEYDKALRLTALVNENNATYSFAYDASDRLVEEVRVDNLTRRFSYNPGGHLTRLDEIGYGENAERPERHTLFERDSIGRLVAKINRDASQTFAYDDGDRLLSIERQPTGIGKQLGITEEKLEYAYDLLGRLTQEVTPAGALRYEYDPLSNLTTLTLPDGRKVNHLYYGSGHLHQLNLDGQVISDMERDDLHREVYRTQGKLTSCFGYDAMGRKAWQFASTLPADKLSQVHNTGINTSLLVEHAYNPIHRRYQYDPAGELVRTLDKLRGEVKYEYEANGQLHSRDTGSLIGSEEFRYDAAANRLDFNARQFAKVKDNRIKQWRDQEYSYDPWGNLIEKRSGHSTLQYFAYDCENRLVRAETTVNGKLESTGHYRYDSLGRRVAKQSEINGEVEQKRFLWQGLRMLREETPGQSILYFYEPGSYAPLARVDQLEGEGQKVYYFHTDQIGTPLELTDSDGEIVWQATYRSWGEIEQLAVNEVEQNLRFQGQYLDSETGLHFNTLRYYDSIVGRFITQDPVGVLGGVNLYDFAPNPMIWADPWGLLCWSTAKKNYWKNEAKNSMPGQYSSRNINRMLSGRAPMMRVKVKYKDTAWNRARGRVGQVVEINAPLELHHQYLPQRMGSGVANESWNLTKATPWGHASMDAYRNLGWELQSITKTIGQW; encoded by the coding sequence ATGTTCGAAGCAGCACGTTGGGGTGATGAAATTGAACATACCGGTGCTTTGGCCGGATTTCTTGCGGGGGCGGTGATTGGCTTGGTGATCGCTACAGCGGCGAGCTTCACCATTTGTACCGCCGGTTTTGGTGGTTTTCTGTTGGCAGCAGCCGTTGGTATCGGTGCCAGCCTGATTCCGATGATGGGCGAGCGATTTGGCTCAACGTTCAGTTCACCGGCTGGACAGATAGAATTGGCCGGATGCTCGACGAACGTGTTCATCAACCAGCGGAACGCGGCCCTCGCCACCTTGAGTACGGCAAAGTGCGACAAGCACCCTGCGACCGTGCGGGTGGCGGAGGGCTCCTCGAATGTGTTCATCAACGGTGTCGCTGCGGCGCGCAAAGGCGACAAGCTGACCTGCGGCGCCAAGATTTCGGGCGGGTCGAACAACGTATACATCGGTGGCGGCACCACGCGCTATTTGCCGGTGGACGAGGAGGTGCCCGAATGGCTACGGGTGACCGTCGATATCTTGATGGTCGTGGCGTCCATGGGGCGCTCGGTCTGGTCGGTCGGCCGTCTGGGCCTACAGGCGGGTCTCAAGGCAGCCGGCCCTTGTGCCTTGCGAGTAGGGGCTACGATTGCGGCAAGCTACCTTGCCGGGCGCTACATCATTGGCCCCGCCGTGGAGCGAGCGATTGGTGGCTTTATCGGAAACCCGGTAGACCTGACCAATGGCCGTAAACTGCTGGGCGATGAAACAGACTTCGTGTTGCCGGGGTTGATGCCTATCGAATGGTCTCGCTTCTACGCTAGCGATCTTGCCGTAGAGCGCGCGCTGGGACGGGGTTGGATCTTGCCCTGGGAGCAGAATCTGCGCCGCAAGGGTGGCTTTGTCTACCTCACCGACAACCAAGGCCGCAGCGTTCCGTTCATCGATCTGGAGCCCGGCGAAAGCATCTACAACCCCCATGAGCACATCCACCTCGTGCGTACCGCAGGTGGGCACTACATTCTGCAAACGCTGGACAATGTTTTTTTCTACTTCGGCGAAGTGCCGAACGACAATAGCAGGGTCCCTTTGCAGCGTCTGGAGAATGCGCTGGGCCATTATTTGCATTTTACCTACAGCGCAAATGGCAGCCTGACGGACATCACAGCACCAGGCGCTGTGCGTGTCCACTTGCACTACGACAATCCATTAGGGCGCCTTACCGACGTCAAACGCGTGGTGGGCGACAGCGCTGTGGAAACTTTGGTGCGCTATCGCTATGACGATAACGGCCAACTGATCGAGGTCATCAACCGCAACGGCGATTCCATCCGGCATTTCCACTACGCCGACGGCCTGATGGTACGCCACAGCAATGCGCTTGGCCTGATGTGCGAATACCGCTGGCAAACCCAGGACGGTAAACCACGCGTGGTCGAGCACTGGACCAGCGACGGCGAGCATTATCATTTTCGCTACGACTTCGGCCAACGTACCAGTTGGGCGACCGACGTGTTGGGCCGCGAACTGGAGATCCAGTACAACGAGGACAACCGCGTCATCGCCAGCCGGGATTTCGGTGGTGAACGCTACAACATCGATTTCGACGCGTTCGGCAACATCGTCGGCCTCACCTTGCCCGACGGTAACCAGCTGGCGCTCAAATACGACGACTTTGGCCGCCTGGTCGAGGAAACCGACCCACTGGGCCGCAAGATCAGCTACAAGCACCACTTTGCGACGCCACTGGTGACCGAAACCCGTTTCCCGGATGGCAGCGTGTGGAAGTCCCGCTATGACGACAAGGGCAACCTGGTCGCCGAGATCGACCCGCTAGGCAACAAAACCGAATACCTCAACGGCGAAGATGGCCTGCCGCACACCATCATCGATGCGAACTTCAAGTCCAAGTACCTGTGGTGGAACAACCATGCCCAGGTCGAACGCTTCGAGGACTGCTCGGGCAAGAGCACCTACTACCGCTACGACGAGCGCCAGCACCTGGTCGCCGTCACCGACGCGCTGAACCAGACCACCACGCTGGAGCGCAAGCCGGACGGTGAAGTGCTGAAGATCACCCATCCGGACGGCACCTCGGAAACCTTCACCTACAACACCCTCGGCCAGGTAATCGCACACACCGACGGCAAGGGCCAGACCACCCGCCTGCAGCGCACTTCAAGAGGCCTGCCCAGCAGCCGCCAGGACGCCAAAGGGCAGCGGGTGCGGTACGAATATGACAAGGCTTTGCGTCTTACCGCCCTGGTCAACGAGAACAACGCGACCTACAGCTTTGCCTACGATGCGTCGGACCGCTTGGTCGAAGAAGTACGGGTGGACAACCTGACCCGGCGTTTCAGCTACAACCCCGGAGGTCATCTCACCCGACTGGATGAGATTGGCTACGGCGAAAATGCCGAACGCCCGGAACGGCACACGCTGTTCGAGCGTGACAGCATTGGCCGGTTGGTCGCCAAGATCAACCGCGATGCGAGCCAGACCTTCGCGTACGACGACGGCGACCGGTTGCTGAGCATCGAGCGGCAACCGACCGGGATCGGCAAGCAGCTTGGGATCACGGAAGAGAAGCTGGAGTACGCCTACGATCTGCTCGGCCGGTTAACACAGGAAGTCACGCCCGCCGGCGCGCTCCGTTATGAATACGACCCGCTCAGCAACCTGACCACATTGACCCTGCCGGATGGCCGCAAAGTCAACCATCTGTACTACGGCAGCGGGCACCTGCACCAGCTGAACCTGGACGGCCAGGTGATCAGCGACATGGAGCGTGATGACCTGCACCGTGAGGTCTACCGGACCCAGGGCAAGCTCACCAGTTGCTTTGGTTACGATGCGATGGGGCGCAAGGCCTGGCAATTCGCCTCGACCTTGCCAGCCGACAAGCTCTCGCAAGTGCACAACACCGGTATCAATACTTCATTGTTGGTGGAGCATGCGTATAACCCCATCCACCGCCGTTATCAGTACGACCCGGCGGGTGAACTGGTACGCACGCTCGACAAGCTACGCGGCGAGGTCAAATACGAATACGAAGCCAACGGCCAATTACACAGCCGCGATACCGGCTCGCTGATAGGCAGCGAAGAGTTTCGTTACGACGCGGCGGCCAACCGCCTGGACTTCAACGCCCGCCAGTTCGCCAAGGTCAAGGACAACCGGATCAAACAGTGGCGGGACCAGGAGTATAGCTACGACCCCTGGGGCAACCTGATCGAGAAGCGCTCGGGGCACAGCACGCTGCAGTATTTTGCCTATGACTGCGAAAACCGGTTGGTGCGGGCAGAAACAACGGTCAATGGCAAGCTGGAAAGCACCGGGCACTACCGTTATGACAGCTTGGGGCGGCGAGTAGCGAAGCAGTCGGAAATCAACGGCGAAGTCGAGCAGAAGCGCTTCCTCTGGCAAGGGCTGCGGATGCTGCGTGAGGAGACGCCGGGGCAGAGCATTCTGTATTTCTATGAGCCGGGGAGTTACGCACCGCTGGCACGTGTCGATCAGCTCGAAGGGGAAGGGCAGAAGGTCTATTACTTCCATACTGACCAGATCGGTACGCCGCTGGAGCTGACGGATAGCGACGGTGAGATCGTTTGGCAGGCGACGTATCGCTCATGGGGAGAGATTGAGCAATTAGCCGTCAATGAGGTTGAGCAGAATCTGCGCTTCCAAGGGCAGTACTTGGATAGCGAAACAGGACTGCATTTCAATACGCTCCGGTATTATGACTCAATAGTAGGAAGATTTATTACTCAAGATCCAGTAGGGGTATTAGGGGGGGTAAACCTCTACGATTTTGCTCCAAATCCGATGATTTGGGCCGATCCATGGGGGCTTCTTTGCTGGAGTACGGCCAAGAAAAATTATTGGAAGAATGAAGCTAAAAATTCAATGCCTGGGCAGTACTCCAGTAGAAATATTAATAGAATGCTTTCCGGCAGAGCGCCGATGATGCGGGTTAAGGTGAAGTATAAAGATACAGCTTGGAATAGGGCTCGGGGACGTGTAGGGCAAGTCGTAGAAATTAATGCGCCTTTGGAGCTTCATCATCAATACCTTCCACAGCGAATGGGATCTGGGGTGGCTAATGAAAGTTGGAACTTGACAAAGGCTACGCCATGGGGACATGCCTCTATGGACGCATATAGAAATTTGGGGTGGGAGCTTCAAAGTATTACAAAGACCATCGGTCAATGGTAA